Part of the Mixophyes fleayi isolate aMixFle1 chromosome 12, aMixFle1.hap1, whole genome shotgun sequence genome is shown below.
TACTGTCTGGTGGACGTCCATGACCCACCTTGGTCTGAGCAACAAGACCACCTAGGAGACAGACTGTTCTCCTGTACAGACAATGTTTTGTTATGGATAAGGGGATAGTGTGTTCTGTGTGTATGTCTGATGCAATTCATGCAATGGGTATTTTCCAAAATACAACACTATTTAAgggtctatctcatatctatctatctatctatctatctatctatctcatatctatctatctatctatctatctatctatctcatatctatctatctatctaatatctatctcatatctatctcatatctatctatctcatatctatctatctcatatctatctatctcatatctatctcatatctatctatctatctcatatctatctcatatctatctcatatctatctatctcatatatatctatctatctcatatatctatctatctcatatatctatctatctcatatctatctatatctcatatctatctatctatctatctatctcatatctatctatctcatatctatctcatatctatctatctatctcatatctatctatctatctatctatctcatatctatctatctcatatctatctcatatctatctatctatctcatatctatctatatatctatctcatatctatctatctatctatctatctatctatctatctcatatctatctatctatctcatatctatctatctatctcatatctatctcatatctatctatctatctcatatctatctcatatctatctatctatctatctcatatctatctatctatctatctcatatctatctatctatctatctcatatctatctatctatctatctatctatctatctatctcatatctatctatctcatatctatctatctatctatctatctatctcatatctatctatctatctatctatctatctatctatctatctatctatctatctcatatctatctatctatctatctatctatctcatatctatctatctatctatctcatatctatctcatatctatctcatatctatctatctatctatctatctatctcatatctatctatctatctatctcatatctatctatctatctatctatctatctcatatctatctatctcatatatctatctatctatctatctcatatctatctatctatctcatatctatctatctatcatctatctatatcatatctatctcatatctatctatctatctatcatatctatctatctcatatctatctcatatctatctatctcatatctatcgatctatctatcgatctatctatcgatctatctatctcatatctatctatctatctcatatctatctatctatctcatatctatctatctatctatctatctatctatctatctatctatctcatatctatctatctatctatctatctatctatctatctatctatctcatatctatctatctatctcatatctatctatctatctcatatctatctcatatctatctatctatctatctatctcatatctatctatctatctatctcatatctatctcatatctatctcatatctatctatctatctatctcatatctatctatctatctatctatctatctatctcatatctatctatctatctatctatctatctatctatctatctatctatctatctcatatctatctatctatctcatatctatctatctatctcatatctatctcatatctatctatctatctatctatctatctatctcatatctatctatctatctcatatctatctcatatctatctcatatctatctatctcatatctatccatctatctcatatctatctatctatctatcatctatctatctcatatctatctcatatctatctcatatctatctatctatctatctatctatctatctcatatctatctatctatcatctatctatctcatatctatctcatatctatctcatatctatctatctatctatctatctcatatctatcgatctatctatctcatatctatctatctatctatctatctaatatctatctatctcatatctatctatctcatatctatctatctatctcatatctatctatctatctatctcatatctatctatctatctatctatctatctcatatctatctatctatctatctatctatctatctatctatctatctatctcatatctatctatctatctatctcatatctatctatctatctcatatctatctcatatctatctatctatctcatatctatctcatatctatctatctatctcatatctatctcatatctatctatctcatatctatctatctatctatctaatatctatctatctatctcatatctatctatctatctatctatctcatatctatctatctatctatctcatatctatctatctatctcatatctatctcatatctatctatctatctcatatctatctatctatctcatatctatctatctatctcatatctatctatctatctatctcatatctatctacctatctatctcatatctatctatctatctcatatctatctcatatctatctatctcatatctatctatctatctatctaatatctatctatctatctcatatctatctatctatctatctatctcatatctatctatctatctatctcatatctatctcatatctatctcatatctatctatctcatatctatctatctcatatctatctatctatctatctcatatctatctatctatctcatatctatctatctcatatctatctatctatctcatatctatctatctatctcatatctatctatctcatatctatctatctatctcatatctatctatctatctcatatctatctatctatctatctcatatctatctacctatctatctcatatctatctatctatctcatatctatctatctatctatctatctatctcatatctatctatctatctatctatctatctatctatctcatatctatctatctatctcatatctatctatctatctcatatctatctacctcatatctatctatctatctatctatctatctacctcatatctatctatctatctatctatctatctatctatctcatatctatctatctatctatctatctgtgtgtgtgtgtctgtctgtgtgtatgtgtgtgttagggaatttagactgtaagccccaatggggcaggggctgatgtgagtgagttctctgtacagctctatataaattgctgctgctgctgatgatctatctctctatctccacaAAGGAAGACAAGGTACACATGATGAGTATATGTGAATCTTCCTCTTGTTGTGCATAATCCTTCCTTCATGCCATTGTGTACATATGGCAACACAGCAACATAAAATAATACTGCAGTATTTCTATAATGTATCAATTCTTATAAACACCAAAGTGAAAGTTTCTTCTGTCACAAAAGTCTTGAAATATGTGAAATGCACCAGCTGGTTCATGTGTGCACAGCGGTCCTGGGAGTTCTGACTTGGCCTTGCAGTTTCACTTAGTAACATAAATAACTAGAAAACAAatacatgagagagagagagggggtgagagagagagagagagagagagagggggtgtgagagaggaagagagggggagagagagagagagagagagagagagggtgtgagagagagggggagagagagagagagagagagagagggggtgtgagagagagaaggggagaggggggagagagagacggggagagagagaggatggagagagaaaaggggagagaggggagggagagagacagggagagagagacggggggagagagagacggggggagagagagacgggggagagagagagacgggggagagagagaggatggagagagagaaggggagagtaggggagagagagagaaggggggagagagagatggggagagaggatggagagagagaaggggagaggggggagagagagaaggggggagagagagagggagagagagacggggagagagagagagaaagagaggggggagatagagagaggggggagagagagagagagaggggggagagagagggggagagcgagagagagagagggagagcgcgagagagagagagagaggggggggagagcgagagagagagagagagagggagaacgagagagagagggggagagagagagagggagagcgagagagagagagaggggggggagagagagctatGATActtgccctttaataaatagatctgtaTAAAACAAAAACTTCACACACGTGAAATTTGCAACTGTAATAGACAGTGTTCCCTCGCTCTCACCATTATTATAAGCCACAAATGAAGCTACACTGAGCGGCAATTTAGGAGAAAAAGTGAAATGTTTATTTGACTGACAGCGAAAgtactaaagtggtaggaggtcaCTTCAAAGTGACCAACACACTCTATCTATACACAGGTAATTCAGATGCCAGTGGTGAGATCCTATGAGTTGACAAAACTATTACGTCTTTGTGGCAATGTAGGAGACCAGGAATCCCAGACTGACCGTCCCAAGGAAGTTCATCCGTGTCCATTGGCTTCGATGGGACTTGTTTTTGGCTGGAAAAAATAAACCACAATCAGACAATGTAGATCTAGGTTACACATTAAACATGCTAGTGTCTAGTGCAGGTTATTTACTGATTTAATTGATTGACTTGGGATTTTGGGGTGGATTTTTAGAGACATATGGCAGCAAGCAATGAGCAACGCCTGAGTGATGGTTCTAGTAAACAGAGATTTTCATGCATTCAGAGAAAGGAGATTGGACGAATTCCACAGGGATAACAATATGTTTTTGTGGATTTAGTTTTGGTATAAGTAATTACCTTTACATTAGAAAAATGACTAAATTAAAGAAagaaatgtacatttaaaatgaatatgTTTGGAAGAAGTGTTATTCATGAATAAAACAATTTCACGTCTGTGTGATGCTTGTTCAAGTGATGATTGTACCATTTACAGGTATAACTCGAAGCTGGTGCCATACATGATTTGatattatgtattgtatgtttcttaccagaatgggctctgtgcTATATACTAATTACCATAATGgtctttgtattgtatactagtcaccaaaaagggctctgtattgtataccagcAACAATAAAAGGTGTTGCTGCACCCACTCCACGGCAGCACAGTACCTGACTTACAGTGGATTCTTTCATGGACCTATAAGTTGCTGACTTTTGTTTTCTGGCAGATTACTGAAAAATGATTGTTAGCATTTTCCTCTTAAGCCTCGTTCTAAGGGGGGTGGCCTAGCAGCCATAGAATGAGGACGCACTCTGCAGAACTTCAGACCTGTATTCTTTGACATTGAGGATTTCTCTTCCCCTAAAACTGTTTTTACACCCAGATCTGGCTCCTGGATTTTATTTGGAGCATAGCAGTGCACTCCTTCTCAAATCTGGCCCATGCAACAACAGTCGATgcaggcatacctcccaacttgtcCCCATTTCCACAGGGCTTAAAAGGGGTGGGGCTGCACCAAAAAGTGTTTGTGGGTAATCTAGGTAGGGTTTGGGTAGATCATGGGTAGGGCCTATTGTGTCCCGATTTtccatgtgtcagtgtgtgtgaaggtACGCGCATTAGCCTCTCTGGACCTCAAAGCTTAGGTCTATAATAACCAGGACCCTGGCAGAGCTACTTCCTTGGCCGTTCTCCCTGGCTCCCCATTTCAGCTGATTGGAGCCATTTAGATCACGGCTGCCCTGACTGCCTGCTTTGCCTATCTCCCGTCGGCTACACCCACTCCACGGCAGCACAGTACCTGACTTACAGTGGATCCTTTCTTCAAGTCTATTGTAAAAAAGtcctattgtaaaaaaataaaagtcctaTTGTAGTTGGTACAGAAATGAGTTTCAGACTGTAAAAAAGGCAtggcagggaaggttgtgatggcagattcaatagatatgtttaagaaagggttagacaaatttttagcggaaaggtgtatccagggatacgaccgttaatttaaaataaaggatagtagtggatatagggtaaaattggattgcaatattgagtctggggggattttcaaaattgaaacagattggcggttgcctactctggattaatttcaaatataagtgcaggatcgcaggagatccaaaataggttgaacttgatggactggtgtcttttttcaacctcatcaactatgttactatgttacattggCAAGATAGGAGCATGTCTGGGGGTGTATTTGAGTGACCTGTGGACGTGTCTTTGGCGGCTCGGGGGTGGTGATTATTTTGTGTCAATTTTTGTTAGGAGGCACAGGAGCGCTCAACCTCCATCTGCAACCCCCTGACCCACGTCGTCATCAGATTGTACTGACCTGAACCACAGGTCTCCATTGCTTCATGTTGATGGAGAAAGATGATAGCACCATCCAGGATGTTAGAGCCAGATTGAAACTGCTAGCGGTTTAAAGGCTCAGCCTACCTTTCTGGACTTTTCAGTAGATACATTGGTATTATAGAGCCATAGTTTGTAAATGGGACCACTGCATTGCTCCCTGAAAGTGGGAACTATGCATTGAGGTACTTGTTAGATTGACACTGCAAGAGGATATATCTAACCAACAGTTGACTTCTGACCCACTTTCCAAATAGGAATATAGAATCAATCGGCTCTTCAAATAACTTACCATAGACTTGCAGATTGAAATACATATGTCTGGTGTCTACGTCGGTGTATATCACTGCTTCATAGGTACCACAGTCTTCTTCCTTCAAATCACTGAGAGTTAATGAAAATCCAAGTTGTTGGGATGTCACCCTGGATTTGAATCTGTAATCGATGACTTGAAGCCTGCCTGGCTTGGCGATGGCCAACATGCGTTTTTTTCCTGTTGCATTGCTAGACCAAAATATACTGTTGATCTCTATGTTTTTCGATATGTTGACGTGGAACAAGACGGAGCCACCACAAGTTGCCGAGAGCGTTTGTTCGGTCACCTCTGAGATGACACCTGATGCCACAAAAAATGACAAAACACGGTGAGAAATATTTGTGGATTTCTAATATAAGATAGAGTATAAGAAATTTTTTTTGCACTGAGAATTTAAGGATTTCTCCACCAATGGCTCCCATCCATTGTCTGTGGTATCACTGTCCCCCAGTGGTCATTTAAAATGTTTGCGTTTCTGTTCACTCCTAGGCCCTCTGCACTTAACCTTTGTAAGCGTATGCATTAACCGTCTGTCTTTAATCAGTCTTTACAACCTGTAACCTGCACTCAGTGGAGGCGGCCACTTTGTGGAATGAACCAATATACATGAGGCTGTAGCTTAGGGCTTTCCGAATGTATTTTCCACAAGTAGCAACCATGGTTCACTGTTGGCAGTGGCTCAAACTCAGTCCAATTTGGTCTAAATCAGGCAGATCGCCTGAGAGAATTGCAAATCATCATgtgtggagttgttgcccatagcaaccaatcagattctagctgtcatttatctagtacattctagaacacgataactagaatctgattggttgctatgggcaacaactccactttttagGAGGTTTGGTAAATCTACTCGGTGTGTTGACATTTTGAGATAATTTGTTTActgggaaaatatatattatgcttCATTTCCATTCAGTTACTGAAGTATAGATTGTTTTCACAGCTGCTACTTCCTATACAGTAACTAGTAAGAATAAGGGaaacaatgtgtatatatatatagcacagtgTTAGTGTGTTCTCCAATATACAgcaaaaataaagttaatttatAGAAACATCTTTTATATAATACTTACAAATAACCCTAGAAGGGTCTATACTGGATAACAAAACTCAATTTAAAGGGAACCAGCGCAAAAGTCTAAAATGAAATTTGTTGTTATCGATACCTACGTAGGTTTTCTTACTAATTTCCTGATTGACTTCGAAAACATCCTCTACTCACCCACTCACTCTATTCCTACAGCTTACAGCTACCACGACTGTGGGATGACTCTTTTAACTCTTTTACTACAGCTAAAAGAAATCACGTGAGCTACCAGCCTGCTCAAAATAGTCTTCATGTGTGGAAACCTGTGGCATATCTCTAGAGACCTgcagtgcggggggggggggggggaaggagaggATAGGATGTTATAGAAAACAACCTACATTTTTTTGAATGCTCAACATTTGTTTTAATCAGCTATATGAACTTACACACACGTAGAAATTAATAGAGTCTTAATGAGTATAACAAAAGCTTTTTGATGCACTTTTCACTCGACTGAGCATAGAAAAAGATCATGAAAAGAACAACAAAAATACACAGCAGCAGGACGACACTAACGATAAAATGATTACAATAGGCACTATGACGCTAATATAATGCACCTACAAATGTTCTACATTCACATCCATCTCAACTGCCCCGATTTAAGCCGGACAATCCTGATTTGCGGTGACTGTCCCACTGTTACCCTGGCACGTGGCAATATAGAGGTGAATTTTGGGAGAGGGAGCAGGGTTGGGAGCATTAGGC
Proteins encoded:
- the LOC142108177 gene encoding T-lymphocyte surface antigen Ly-9-like, which gives rise to MEMYWQVTVLILSLLMPLWGVISEVTEQTLSATCGGSVLFHVNISKNIEINSIFWSSNATGKKRMLAIAKPGRLQVIDYRFKSRVTSQQLGFSLTLSDLKEEDCGTYEAVIYTDVDTRHMYFNLQVYAKNKSHRSQWTRMNFLGTVSLGFLVSYIATKT